The Drechmeria coniospora strain ARSEF 6962 chromosome 02, whole genome shotgun sequence genome has a segment encoding these proteins:
- a CDS encoding C6 and C2H2 transcription factor RegA-like protein, translated as MAGPSLSHMLDPPQSILAHAAEQPLPKFPLDSGSLAATSAANPSSRVPASERSRREYATATSTSTMPDLASASPAPPQGPPPAPPEPGSTSSGQSHRVNNLYACRDCGRSYSRPEHLVRHVQTHTLGRRFICEICQKSFARKDLLRRHVANHENDTPQKRRKTASSPAAGRVTQACRPCAVARVKCDESKPCRRCINRKLSCVAPESSSAAAMHLAHLSPDGHEPGRRAPLSTDSLDSSPSASHAPVRLTPSLSHSGPDAATAKSTPLSQSASYRPDNSQAPTPDMAMDRGKRLFTRAMPNTETYTSKSSCDPPDATSSAGADPNRSPFFDFLRDVLYEQQADSLRMPDSQGLAVLDFCDTANLELTDVDFGLLDHWNLDGMVNGTLPAQQPAPGSASSTEISQMRRSLVQGWAESPWRWDPKHNDTGYKEQNLLAVSAKDTSGAQFQESRRLDRVVADKLEQSIRDQILAIMLSTCRQNGTVDRVASSFPTTEVMDTLVHIFLASQACQVDEWIHFPTFKMNEQWPEWVAMAAAMGGASTPIPTLRKFGFAVQEAVRITIPARFEANNTAIQTLGLVQSLILVQDLGLWSGNRRKMEIAECHLVIPVTMMRYRGRFQRGKYPIVAVDASDEGDVLEGKWKQWVAQEQWKRLVFHCYIREAQTSMTTLTNPCMSYAELTLPLPEARELWFAENAREWKARYLERSGGQDKRPPSVGDLFHDIHLLTQNHMRLDVQFSISIFLHGFWSLVLEYRQLSSVHRARSYANSLGGNPNLLLNSRQQELVKDLQSFQLIASGWQDMSVREHLLLNLLMMNLHVSLDDMQLFSGKEGEDQARRIYPVLQQWATSSESRSAVWCAAQVLRYGRYFPPDQLKDFYAVAVHHAALALWTYGVVVRANRRPLASAPYHGEPIYLDGSDSIAIQRFIGFDHGRPLIKGPTLRGVATETSLHDPRACMDAAQDVLRCNFRREQELPPLVENLCHVMQQLGKAAWAVGLG; from the exons ATGGCTGGTCCGTCCCTCTCTCACATGCTCGATCCTCCGCAGTCCATCCTCGCCCACGCCGCCGAACAACCGTTGCCCAAGTTTCCTCTCGATTCCGGAAGCTTGGCCGCCACTTCGGCTGCCAACCCTAGCTCCAGAGTGCCAGCCTCGGAGAGGTCGCGTCGGGAATATGCCACGGCCACTAGCACGTCGACAATGCCCGACCTGGCTTCCGCCTCGCCTGCTCCCCCTCAGGGGCCCCCGCCTGCTCCCCCGGAGCCcggctcgacctcgtcgggcCAGAGTCACCGGGTGAATAACCTCTACGCCTGCCGCGACTGCGGCCGTTCCTATTCTCGTCCGGAGCATCTCGTGAGGCACGTTCAAACCCACACGCTCGGTCGCCGCTTCATCTGCGAGATATGCCAAAAGTCGTTTGCGAGAAAGGATCTTCTTCGAAGGCACGTTGCCAATCATGAAAACGACACACCTCAGAAGCGCCGgaagacggcctcgtcgcccgccgccggccgagtcaCGCAGGCCTGCCGCCCGTGTGCTGTTGCCCGCGTCAAGTGCGACGAAAGCAAACCGTGCCGACGCTGCATCAACCGAAAGCTCAGCTGCGTCGCGCCCGAgtccagctcggccgccgccatgcacTTGGCTCACCTCTCCCCGGACGGCCACGAGCCGGGCCGTCGGGCACCCCTATCGACCGATTCGCTCGACTCCTCCCCGTCGGCCTCTCACGCCCCGGTTCGGCTGACGCCCAGCCTCTCCCATTCGGGACCGGATGCCGCCACGGCGAAGAGCACGCCTCTGTCGCAGTCCGCGTCGTACAGGCCAGACAACAGCCAGGCACCGACGCCGGACATGGCCATGGATCGAGGCAAGCGCTTGTTTACCCGTGCCATGC CCAATACCGAGACGTACACGAGCAAATCATCCTGCGACCCCCCGGATGCCACGTCCAGCGCCGGCGCGGACCCGAACCGGTCGCCATTCTTCGACTTCCTGCGAGACGTGCTGtacgagcagcaggccgacTCGCTGAGAATGCCCGACTCGcaaggcctcgccgtcctcgacttTTGCGATACGGCCAACCTCGAGCTCACCGATGTCGACTTTGGGCTGTTGGATCACTGGAACTTGGATGGCATGGTGAACGGCACCTTGCCGGCCCAGCAGCCGGCCCCCGGATCGGCAAGCTCGACCGAGATATCGCAGATGCGCCGAAGCCTCGTGCAAGGCTGGGCCGAGTCCCCGTGGCGATGGGACCCCAAGCACAACGACACGGGATACAAGGAGCAGAACCTTCTCGCCGTGTCCGCCAAGGACACGTCCGGTGCCCAGTTTCAGGAGAGTCGGCGGCTCGAtcgcgtcgtggccgacaagctcgagCAGTCGATCCGTGATCAGATTCTCGCCATCATGCTCTCCACATGTCGCCAGAACGGCACGGTGGATCGCGTCGCCTCGTCCTTTCCGACGACCGAGGTGATGGACACGCTGGTTCACATCTTTCTCGCCTCCCAGGCTTGCCAGGTGGACGAGTGGATTCATTTTCCCACCTTCAAGATGAACGAGCAGTGGCCCGAATgggtggccatggcggccgccatggggggcgcgtcgacgccgataCCCACGCTCCGCAAGTTCGGCTTTGCCGTGCAAGAGGCAGTCC GCATCACCATACCTGCACGG TTTGAAGCAAACAACACGGCGATCCAGACGCTCGGGCTCGTCCAGTCGCTGATCCTTGTCCAAGACCTGGGCCTGTGGAGCGGCAATCGTCGAAAGATGGAGATTGCCGAGTGTCACCTGGTCATTCCCGTCACG ATGATGCGCTACCGCGGCCGGTTTCAGCGAGGCAAGTaccccatcgtcgccgtcgatgcctcGGACGAGGGGGACGTCCTCGAGGGGAAGTGGAAGCAGTGGGTGGCGCAGGAACAATGGAAACG GCTCGTCTTCCACTGCTACATCCGGGAGGCCCAGacctcgatgacgacgctgACCAACCCGTGCATGTCCTACGCCGAGCTGACGCTCCCGCTGCCGGAGGCGAGGGAGCTGTGGTTCGCCGAAAACGCGCGCGAGTGGAAGGCGCGCTACCTCGAGCGGAGCGGAGGGCAGGACaagaggccgccgtcggtgggCGATCTGTTTCACGACATCCACCTGCTCACGCAGAACCACATGCGGCTCGACGTGCAGttctccatctccatcttcCTCCACGGCTTCTGGTCTCTCGTCCTGGAGTACCGACAGCTGAGCTCGGTGCACCGGGCTCGCTCGTACGCGAacagcctcggcggcaaccCGAACCTCCTGCTCAACTCGCGGCAGCAGGAGCTCGTCAAGGACCTGCAGAGCTTCCAGCTCATCGCCTCCGGCTGGCAGGACATGTCGGTCCGGGAGCACCTGCTGCTCAACCTGCTCATGATGAACCTCCACGTCTCGCTCGACGACATGCAGCTGTTCTCGGgcaaggagggcgaggaccaGGCGCGGCGAATCTACCCCGTCCTGCAGCAGTGGGCGACGAGCTCCGAGTCCCGGTCGGCCGTCTGGTGCGCCGCCCAGGTGCTGCGCTACGGCCGCTACTTCCCGCCCGACCAGCTCAAGGACTTttacgccgtcgccgtccaccACGCGGCGCTGGCGCTGTGGACgtacggcgtcgtcgtgagGGCCAACCGACGTCCGctcgcgtcggcgccctACCACGGCGAGCCGATATACCTCGACGGGTCCGACTCCATCGCCATCCAGAGGTTCATCGGCTTCGATCACGGACGCCCGCTGATCAAGGGGCCGACGCTTCGGGGCGTCGCCACGGAGACGTCGCTGCACGACCCGCGCGCGTGCATGGACGCGGCCCAGGACGTGCTGCGATGCAACTTTCGCCGCGAGCAggagctgccgccgctcgtcgaGAATCTCTGCCACGTCATGCAGCAGCTGGGCAAGGCGGCCTGggccgtcggcctgggcTGA
- a CDS encoding multidrug resistance-type transporter protein, translating into MSAAEVEKVKSAAETSPLTDSKQRPSSPNAAHHQEDGDAPLETKARPERTATFRDYARVFGYATKWDYLAYVAGVIASIGAGVTLPLMNVVFGKFVGNFTSFNSSTADAQAREAFREDLNRQSLYMFALFLARLGLNYINKLCFRMIGIRISSAIRLHYLRRLFAQSVHVLDSMPPGYATTTITTVSNTLQLGISEKLGVFIEYMSTIIASIIIAFIYNWSLSLVTSSVILFIMISVAILLPVIVKGHGRMSKSEAKSSAVASETMSSIRMVMAYSAEARIARKYADFVDEAKKHARFISPFLALQFGLIFFAVFSAFGLAFWYGTKSYLEGRLDDVGTIVVVLLNVMMVVFSLERTSNPMLAVGKATVAACQFFTIIDAPLPEKGTLKSPEVSATEDIVLEKVTFAYPSRPHVKILDDLDLRIEAGKITAIVGPSGSGKSTIVALIQRWYNLQEQYAIEKAIEKKKKKKKKSKKNDNGEEEPEEDETGEVETEDTGPLISLAGSVSTSDHSLDDIDLKWWRSQIGLVQQEPFLFNDTIFKNVANGLVGSEWEFEAEEKKRDLVREACKEAFADEFIDKLPDGYDTAVGDGGAKLSGGQRQRIAIARSIVRKPKILILDEATSAIDVRGERIVQAALDRVAQNRTTITIAHRLSTIKKADRIVVLKRGKVVESGTHQTLMDIDQGVYARLVNAQALTLGSSTEASDDHGGNDDASLERKRSRAASEKGESAEETKAKTRNFFASFGLFFYETRTYWWLMALTVFFAACAGAAIPLQAWLFAEIVVVFSFEGQPTKMKEESEFWSLMWVVLAVGTGLGYFGCFLASTQVAATVRAKYQKQYFEAILHQKTSYFDEEDHSQGTMTARSSGDPQKLEELMGPNMASVYIAIFNLIGSVAIAFAFGWKLALVACCIVMPVIMAMTYWRFKYEIQFDDMNNEVFAESSKFASESIGAFRTVASLTMEEAICQRFESLCKNHVITAFKKARWVSLLFGLSDSVTMACQALVFYYGGRLLASGEYGPLQFFVCFMAAIQCGEAAGQGLSFGPNAAQVTAASNRILDMRESRLSNEVSEQQMVPDAKGGIKVEFDNLHFRYPTRDVPVFQGLSFTVERGQFAALVGASGCGKTSIIALMERFYDLEKGRILCNGKDIAEMNVYAYRKHLSLVAQEATLFQGSIRENILLGVDEAAVTDEKLHQACRDASIHDFIVSLPEGYNTNIGSKGVSLSGGQKQRVAIARALIRDPDMLLLDEATSSLDSESEKLVQVALERAGQGRTMLVVAHRLATIQNADVIFVLGEGKLLEKGTHGELLQRKGVYWHMLWIDEAGLDAGYDDDGTATKSHDDSVRIHHHSASQGNVVIQTSGGGHSSFGSESLRPRGTQA; encoded by the exons ATgagcgccgccgaggtcgaaaAGGTCAAATCGGCCGCTGAGACGTCGCCTCTAACGGACAGCAAGCAGCGGCCTTCATCGCCAAACGCAGCCCATCACCAAGAGGACGGTGATGCCCCTTTGGAGACGAAGGCTCGTCCGGAGCGCACGGCAACCTTCCGTGACTACGCT CGGGTATTTGGCTATGCGACGAAGTGGGATTACCTCGCCTACGTGGCCGGAGTCATCGCTTCCATCGGCGCCGGAGTGACGCTGCCGTTGATGAACGTCGTCTTCG GCAAGTTCGTTGGAAATTTTACAAGCTTCAACTCCAGCACCGCCGATGCGCAAGCTAGGGAAGCGTTTCGAGAGGATCTAAATCGTCAATC CTTGTATATGTTTGCTCTTTTCCTAGCCCGTCTTGGGCTCAACTACATAAACAAG CTCTGCTTCCGCATGATAGGCATCCGCATTTCTTCTGCCATCCGCCTGCATTACCTTCGGCGCCTCTTTGCTCAGAGCGTCCATGTCCTGGACTCGATGCCCCCCGGCtacgcgacgacgaccatcacGACGGTCAGTAACACACTCCAGCTAGGCATTTCGGAAAAGCTGGGCGTCTTCATCGAGTACATGTCCACCATCATTGcctccatcatcatcgcgTTCATCTACAACTGGTCATTGTCCCTCGTCACTTCCTCTGTCATCCTCTTCATAATGATTTCTGTTGCCATCCTGCTACCGGTGATTGTCAAGGGCCATGGCCGCATGTCAAAG TCGGAAGCTAAATCATCTGCCGTCGCGAGCGAGACCATGTCCAGCATTCGAATGGTCATGGCCTACAGTGCCGAGGCTCGTATCGCCCGCAAGTATGCCGACTTTGTGGACGAAGCCAAGAAACATGCACGCTTCATCAGCCCCTTTCTAGCCCTTCAGTTTGGGTTAATC TTCTTTGCTGTATTTTCCGCCTTTGGACTTGCCTTCTGGTATGGCACCAAGTCGTATCTTGAAGGCCGGCTGGATGACGTAGGCACTATTGTCGT CGTCCTGCTCAATGTCATGATGGTCGTTTTCTCCCTCGAACGCACCTCCAACCCGATGCTGGCTGTCGGTAaagccaccgtcgccgcttGCCAGTTCTTCACCATCATCGATGCACCGCTGCCTGAGAAGGGGACACTGAAAAGCCCTGAAGTATCGGCAACGGAAGACATCGTTCTAGAAAAGGTCACCTTTGCCTATCCAAGCCGACCACACGTCAAGATTCTCGACGATCTGGACCTGCGAATTGAGGCAGGTAAGATCACAGCCATCGTTGGCCCCTCCGGCTCGGGAAAGAGTACAATTGTCGCTTTGATTCAACGGTGGTACAATCTTCAAGAACAGTACGCTATTGAGAAAGCGATtgagaaaaagaaaaagaagaagaagaagagcaagaagaacgacaacggcgaggaggaaccCGAAGAAGACGAGACCGGCGAGGTCGAAACCGAAGATACGGGACCTCTGATCTCTCTCGCCGGATCCGTTTCAACTTCTGATCATTCCCTGGATGACATCGATCTCAAGTGGTGGCGATCTCAAATTGGACTGGTCCAACAAGAGCCTTTCCTCTTCAACGATACCATCTTTAAAAATGTCGCCAACGGTCTGGTCGGCTCAGAGTGGGAATTCGAAGCCGAGGAGAAAAAGAGGGACCTTGTCAGGGAGGCATGCAAGGAAGCTTTTGCAGACGAGTTTATCGACAAACTCCCGGAC GGCTACGATACTGCCGTTGGGGATGGCGGAGCCAAGCTGTCTGGAGGCCAGCGCCAGCGAATTGCTATTGCCCGGTCCATTGTCCGGAAGCCAAAGATTTTGATTCTTGACGAAGCTACGAGCGCAATTGATGTCAGGGGCGAACGAATCGTCCAAGCTGCCTTGGACAGGGTCGCTCAAAATCgaaccaccatcaccatcgcccACCGTCTCTCCACCATAAAGAAAGCCGATCGAATCGTCGTCTTGAAGAGGGGAAAGGTCGTGGAATCGGGCACGCATCAAACGCTCATGGACATTGATCAAGGCGTCTACGCGAGGCTTGTCAATGCCCAAGCGCTTACGTTGGGAAGTTCGACGGAGGCGAGCGATGACCatggcggcaacgacgatgCTTCCCTGGAACGCAAGCGGAGCCGCGCAGCATCCGAGAAAGGAGAatcggccgaggagaccAAGGCAAAAACGCGAAACTTCTTTGCCAGTTTCGGTCTTTTCTTCTACGAAACGCGGACGTATTGGTGGCTAATGGCCTTGACCGTCTTCTTCGCTGCCTGTGCTGGAGCGGCGATACCCCTCCAGGCGTGGCTCTTTGCCgagatcgtcgtcgtcttctcttTCGAAGGACAACCTACCAAGATGAAGGAAGAAAGCGAGTTTTGGTCTCTCATGTGGGtggtgctcgccgtcggcactgGTCTTGGCTACTTTGGGTGCTTCCTCGCTTCGACGCAAGTGGCAGCCACTGTTCGTGCCAAGTATCAGAAGCAGTACTTTGAGGCGATCCTCCATCAGAAAACGTCGTACTTTGACGAGGAGGATCACTCGCAGGGTACGATGACGGCGCGCTCCTCGGGGGATCCGCAGAAGCTGGAGGAGCTCATGGGGCCCAACATGGCGAGCGTCTACATTGCCATCTTCAACCTCATCGGATCCGTCGCCATTGCATTTGCGTTCGGATGGAAGCTCGCTCTCGTGGCATGCTGCATCGTCATGCCTGTTATCATGGCCATGACGTACTGGCGTTTCAAGTACGAAATTCAGTTTGACGACATGAACAACGAGGTATTCGCCGAAAGCTCCAAGTTTGCTTCCGAGTCCATCGGCGCCTTTCGCACCGTCGCTTCcctgacgatggaggaggcCATTTGCCAACGGTTCGAGAGCCTCTGCAAGAACCACGTTATTACGGCCTTCAAGAAGGCTCGCTGGGTAAGTCTCCTCTTTGGCTTGTCCGATAGCGTGACCATGGCCTGTCAAGCCCTTGTCTTCTACTACGGTGGCCGGCTTCTGGCCAGCGGGGAGTACGGACCGCTCCAATTCTTCGTCTGCTTCATGGCAGCGATTCAGTGCGGAGAAGCAGCAGGGCAGGGTCTTAGCTTTGGCCCCAACGCGGCCCAAGTCACCGCTGCGTCGAACCGCATCTTGGACATGCGCGAGTCGCGTCTCAGCAACGAAGTTTCCGAACAGCAAATGGTTCCCGATGCGAAAGGCGGCATCAAAGTTGAGTTTGACAACCTGCACTTTCGATACCCCACGCGCGATGTGCCCGTCTTTCAGGGCCTGAGCTTCACCGTCGAGCGTGGCCAGTTTGCGGCGCTTGTCGGTGCTTCGGGCTGTGGAAAGACGAGCATCATCGCACTCATGGAGAG ATTCTACGACCTCGAAAAGGGGCGCATCCTGTGCAACGGCAAGGACATTGCGGAGATGAACGTCTACGCTTACCGGAAGCATCTCTCTCTAGTTGCCCAAGAGGCCACCCTCTTCCAAG GCAGCATTAGGGAAAACattctcctcggcgtcgacgaagctgCTGTCACCGACGAGAAGCTCCACCAAGCGTGCCGTGACGCCTCGATTCACGATTTCATCGTCTCGTTGCCCGAAGGCTACAACACGAACATTGGTTCCAAGGGCGTGAGCCTCTCTGGCGGACAGAAGCAGCGGGTTGCCATTGCGCGTGCGCTCATCCGCGACCCGGACATgctgcttctcgacgaggccactAGCTCGCTCGATTCGGAGAGCGAAAAGCTCGTGCAGGTAGCTCTGGAGCGAGCCGGCCAGGGGCGAACAATGCTCGTCGTGGCTCATCGGCTCGCTACGATCCAGAACGCTGATGTGATTTTCGTGCTCGGAGAAGGCAAGTTGTTGGAGAAGGGAACTCATGGGGAGCTCTTGCAAAGGAAAGGGGTTTACTGGCATATG CTCTGGATCGATGAAGCAGGGTTGGATGCTGGGTACGATGATGACGGAACGGCAACTAAATCTCACGACGACTCGGTTAGGATCCATCACCACTCTGCCAGCCAAGGCAATGTTGTCATCCAGACATCTGGAGGGGGGCATTCTAGTTTTGGCAGCGAGTCCCTGCGGCCGAGAGGCACCCAGGCGTAG
- a CDS encoding alpha/beta hydrolase family protein, with product MMDPAGILWWPPSAVVLITATAVATVSLLALVRATLWPRRGKVLPSPLRTVIPAASRADLDKLVYQPDIFPGARDVDTPYGSVRVYEFGPEDGQKVLFVHGISTSCITLSRIAHALVERGCRVMLYDLFGRGFSDGVGDLPHDARLYSSQILCVLASSSLAWTGADAVRLVGYSLGGAIAVHFANAFPHLVSSLVLLAPAGLIRPESFGTVARFVFSSGVVPEPILARVTRRRLQKPIAASRLSKNAAVAVSEASNLGEKGETTPLEDRVLEYVRWMVLHHQGFVPAFMSCVRFAPLTEQHGAWRQLANRRPGTTAVLLAETDEIIDLDDYTREGLPLAGGKDSVVWRVMPGSHDFVMTHVEPIMNELDELWGMEKRPCSDPCSSGGPKV from the exons ATGATGGATCCAGCAGGCATCCTCTGGTGGCcgccctccgccgtcgtcctcatcaccgctaccgccgtcgccacggTATCccttctcgccctcgtccgggCCACCCTCTGGCCGCGCCGGGGCAAGGTGCTGCCCAGTCCCCTGCGAACAGTCAtcccggcggcgtcgagggccgaCCTGGACAAGCTCGTCTACCAGCCGGACATCTTCCCCGGCGCGCGGGACGTCGATACTCCCTACGGTTCCGTCCGCGTCTACGAGTTCGGCCCCGAGGACGGCCAAAAGGTGCTGTTCGTCCATGGCATCAGCACCTCATGCATCACCCTGTCGAGGATTGCCCATGCCTTGGTCGAGCGTGGCTGTCGCGTCATGCTCTAT GACCTCTTCGGCCGCGGCTTctccgacggcgtcggcgacctcCCCCACGACGCTCGCCTCTACTCGTCCCAGATCCTCTGCGTCCTCGCCTCCAGCTCGCTCGCTTggaccggcgccgacgccgttcgcctcgtcggctacTCGCTgggcggcgccatcgccgtccacTTTGCCAACGCGTTCCCCCACCTTGTCTCGAGCCTCGTCCTGCTTGCTCCTGCCGGCCTCATCCGCCCCGAGTCcttcggcaccgtcgcccgCTTCGTCTTCTCTTCCGGCGTCGTACCCGAGCCCATCCTCGCCCGAGTCACGAGAAGGAGACTGCAGAAGCCTATTGCCGCCTCGCGCCTGTCGAAGAACGCGGCCGTTGCCGTCTCCGAGGCGTCAAACCTCGGCGAGAAAGGcgagacgacgccgttggAGGACCGCGTCCTCGAATACGTCCGCTGGATGGTTCTCCACCACCAAGGCTTCGTCCCGGCCTTCATGTCCTGCGTTCGTTTTGCCCCCCTGACCGAGCAGCACGGTGCCTGGCGCCAGCTGGCAAACCGCAGGCCCGGCACCACCGCCGTCCTCCTtgccgagacggacgagatcatcgacctcgacgactaCACACGGGAGGGTCTCCCCCTTGCTGGTGGCAAAGATAGCGTCGTTTGGAGAGTCATGCCCGGCAGTCACGACTTTGTCATGACCCACGTCGAGCCCATCATGAacgagctggacgagctcTGGGGTATGGAAAAGCGTCCGTGTAGCGATCCGTGCTCTTCTGGCGGACCAAAGGTTTGA
- a CDS encoding MFS transporter, with product MAEDDIVAQAPRPDVEDVVDEKRPRRTLGNVRLMHHDTQVIILVPTPTSDANDPLNWPRWQKLYVATVVCMAMFMCNFLAAGPTIAMVNTALDFFPGAIADGSLLTVAIPQTAYFFTTTALLQGTGNLFWIPMANKWGRRPVYILSYAIYFATSVWLIFEHSYAGFLAGRILMGFGAGAAETVAPISIADIFFLHERGTFMSAYTCFLAIGVAAGVIISGLITINFQWRTIYQVGAALVGFVLLLIIFTFPETAYPRAKTSSEEAPASADNGDSSKSDVERTASSEGNRRETYAQSLKVFRRILTHEKLLKMMVRPFGLILLPPVLWAALVQAVTIGFLVAVTSNVDPAFELAYRFEPYQVGLCFFSAVVGSLFGLPAGGQLGDKVAEYLTKRNGGIREPEMRLPAIILSCITSPLALLLFGVGIEHRLHWICPTFALGLLNFSITQATNICLVYVIDAYRPVAGEVTLAVMGFKSLFGFLLSFETNSWVNESGYQNAYGAMAGISAAVLIAWLPLYYWGKKIRHRSLRWRIVSFVHWDDDREVGE from the exons ATGGCCGAAGACGACATCGTCGCGCAGGCGCCGAGACCTGACGTCGAGGATGTTGTCGACGAGAAGCGACCAAGGCGGACGCTCGGCAACGTCCGCCTGATGCACCATGATACGCAGGTCATCATCTTGGTTCCGACTCCCACGTCCGATGCCAACGATCCGCTCAATTG GCCGAGATGGCAGAAGCTCtacgtcgccaccgtcgtctgCATGGCCATGTTCATGTGCAACTTTCTCGCCGCGGGGCCAACCATAGCCATGGTGAATACGGCCCTGGACTTTTTCcccggcgccatcgccgacggctccctCCTGACCGTCGCCATTCCCCAGACGGCCTACTTCTTCACCACCACGGCCTTGCTGCAGGGGACGGGGAACCTCTTCTGGATCCCCATGGCCAACAAGTGGGGTCGCAGACCGGTCTACATCCTCAGCTACGCCATATACTTTGCCACCTCGGTGTGGCTCATCTTTGAGCATTCGTacgccggcttcctcgccggccgcatcCTCATGGGCTTCGGGGCTGGtgcggccgagacggtggCGCCCATCTCCATCGCCGACATCTTCTTCCTGCACGAGAGGGGGACCTTCATGTCCGCCTACACGTGCTttctcgccatcggcgtcgccgccggcgtcatcaTCTCGGGGCTGATTACCATCAATTTCCAGTGGCGAACCATATACCAGGTGGgcgccgctctcgtcggcttcgtcctccTGTTGATCATCTTCACCTTCCCCGAGACGGCGTACCCGCGCGCGAAGACGTCGAGCGAGGAAGCACCCGCATCGGCCGACAATGGCGACTCGTCCAAGTCGGACGtcgagaggacggcgagctccGAGGGGAACAGGAGGGAGACGTACGCCCAGTCCCTCAAGGTCTTCCGCCGCATCTTGACGCACGAAAAACTGTTGAAGATGATGGTTCGCCCCTTTGGCTTGATTCTCTTGCCACCCGTCCTCTGGGCTGCCCTCGTCCAGGCCGTGACCATTGGCTTCCTGGTCGCCGTCACGTCCAACGTGGACCCCGCCTTCGAACTGGCCTACCGCTTCGAACCCTACCAGGTCGGCTTGTGTTTCTtttccgccgtcgtcggctccctcTTCGGTCTTCCGGCCGGCGGTCAGCTCGGGGACAAGGTCGCCGAATACCTGACCAAGCGCAACGGGGGCATTCGCGAACCGGAGATGCGACTGCCGGCCATCATCCTGTCCTGCATCACATCCCCTTTGGCGTTGCTTCtcttcggcgtcggcatcgagcacCGGCTTCATTGGATCTGTCCAACCTTTGCACTCGGGCTCC TGAACTTTTCCATCACGCAGGCAACCAACATCTGCCTGGTGTACGTCATTGATGCATACCGTCCCGTTGCTGGCGAGGTGACCCTGGCGGTCATGGGTTTCAAAT CACTGTTTGGATTCCTTCTTTCGTTCGAGACCAACTCTTGGGTCAACGAGAGCGGTTATCAAAATGCATACGGAGCCATGGCgggcatctcggccgccgtcctcaTCGCGTGGCTACCCCTGTATTATTGGGGCAAGAAAATCAGGCACCGCAGTTTGCGGTGGCGAATCGTCTCATTCGTTCACTGGGACGATGACCGAGAAGTCGGAGAGTGA